A single Echinimonas agarilytica DNA region contains:
- the glmM gene encoding phosphoglucosamine mutase codes for MTERKYFGTDGIRGRVGQGAITPEFMLKLGWAAGRVLSKQGTKNVLIGKDTRISNYMLEAALEAGLAAAGLKANLMGPMPTPAVAYLTRTFRAEAGIVLSASHNPYYDNGIKFFSADGTKLDDEIELAIEAEIDKQLTCVDNAALGKAVRIDDAAGRYIEFCKSTVSQEMNLQGMKIVVDCANGATYDIAPSVFRELGAEVVAIGVNPNGININDKCGATDTQQLVDTVLAEGADVGIALDGDGDRCIMVDHTGEVLDGDQLIFIIARDAMRNGRLKGGVVGTQMTNLGMEIALGILGIPFVRSKVGDRYVMEMLKEKGWMFGGEGSGHIICLDRTTTGDGIVAALQVLNASFNSELTLNELARGMEKYPQVLINVRFTEGSDPLNADSVKQAVIDAEQKLGRTGRVLLRKSGTEPLLRVMVEGDNHELVQKSAELIAEQVKLASE; via the coding sequence ATGACTGAACGTAAATATTTTGGAACCGACGGAATTCGCGGTCGAGTAGGCCAAGGGGCGATTACGCCAGAATTCATGTTGAAACTGGGCTGGGCTGCCGGTCGCGTCTTGTCAAAGCAGGGCACTAAAAATGTACTGATTGGCAAAGACACGCGTATTTCGAACTATATGCTTGAAGCTGCGCTCGAAGCAGGCCTTGCCGCTGCAGGCTTAAAAGCTAATTTAATGGGGCCAATGCCAACTCCAGCAGTTGCATACTTAACGCGAACATTCCGCGCTGAAGCGGGCATTGTATTGAGTGCATCCCACAATCCATATTACGACAACGGTATTAAATTCTTCTCTGCCGATGGCACCAAGCTCGATGATGAAATCGAACTTGCCATCGAAGCTGAAATTGACAAGCAACTGACCTGTGTTGACAACGCAGCATTGGGCAAAGCGGTCCGAATTGACGATGCGGCAGGGCGTTATATTGAGTTCTGTAAAAGTACAGTGTCTCAAGAAATGAACTTACAAGGCATGAAAATTGTTGTGGATTGTGCGAACGGTGCAACCTATGACATCGCACCATCTGTATTCCGTGAACTGGGTGCCGAAGTGGTTGCCATTGGTGTGAATCCGAATGGCATCAATATTAATGACAAATGCGGTGCAACGGATACTCAGCAATTAGTTGACACTGTATTAGCCGAAGGGGCGGATGTTGGTATTGCGCTAGATGGCGATGGTGACCGTTGTATCATGGTTGATCACACGGGCGAAGTGCTCGACGGTGACCAACTGATCTTTATCATTGCTCGCGATGCCATGCGCAACGGCCGCTTGAAAGGCGGGGTAGTGGGCACTCAAATGACTAACTTGGGAATGGAGATCGCTTTGGGTATTTTAGGTATTCCATTTGTTCGCTCTAAAGTGGGTGACCGATATGTGATGGAAATGCTCAAAGAAAAAGGTTGGATGTTTGGCGGCGAAGGCTCAGGCCATATCATTTGTCTTGACCGAACGACTACCGGTGATGGTATCGTTGCGGCGCTACAAGTGCTCAATGCCTCCTTTAACTCCGAGTTGACGCTCAACGAACTTGCCCGCGGTATGGAAAAATACCCGCAAGTATTGATTAACGTGCGCTTTACTGAAGGTTCCGATCCGCTTAATGCTGATTCAGTGAAACAAGCCGTGATTGATGCTGAACAAAAGCTGGGGCGAACCGGGCGTGTGCTGCTTCGTAAATCAGGAACTGAGCCGTTACTCCGAGTGATGGTAGAGGGCGATAACCACGAATTAGTACAAAAAAGTGCCGAATTAATTGCAGAGCAAGTGAAATTGGCTAGCGAATAA
- the secG gene encoding preprotein translocase subunit SecG → MYELIIIVYLLVALAIIGLVLIQQGKGADMGASFGAGGGASASLFGSSGSGNFLTRTTALLATVFFVLSLVIGNLTNERVKQSQEWENLADDAVTIVEEQEVPATAPESDIPN, encoded by the coding sequence ATGTACGAACTAATTATCATTGTTTATCTGCTGGTAGCCCTAGCAATCATTGGATTGGTCCTTATACAGCAAGGTAAAGGTGCTGATATGGGCGCATCGTTTGGTGCAGGCGGCGGCGCATCAGCGAGTTTGTTCGGATCTTCTGGTTCTGGTAACTTTCTTACTCGTACCACAGCTTTATTAGCAACCGTATTTTTTGTGCTGAGCTTGGTGATTGGTAACCTTACCAACGAACGAGTAAAGCAAAGTCAGGAATGGGAAAACCTGGCAGACGACGCAGTAACAATTGTTGAAGAACAAGAAGTTCCAGCGACCGCACCGGAAAGTGATATTCCAAATTAA
- the rimP gene encoding ribosome maturation factor RimP — translation MASLEKRLTDMLEPAVSAIGFELWGLEFVRAGSHSTLRVYIDHEDGVSVDNCADCSRQISAVLDVEDPISKEYYLEVSSPGMERPLYTVSQYEAYIGHGLKIKTRLPQFGQRKFQGTLQAVDNGMITIVTTKHEVELMFDNIERAHLVAKF, via the coding sequence ATGGCGTCGTTGGAAAAACGTTTAACAGACATGCTTGAGCCTGCTGTTTCGGCAATTGGTTTTGAGTTGTGGGGGCTTGAATTTGTCCGTGCGGGCAGTCATTCAACCTTGCGGGTTTATATTGACCACGAAGATGGTGTGTCAGTTGATAACTGTGCTGACTGCAGTCGTCAAATCAGTGCCGTACTGGACGTTGAAGATCCAATTTCCAAAGAATATTATTTGGAAGTATCGTCTCCGGGAATGGAACGTCCACTCTACACAGTTTCACAGTACGAGGCCTATATTGGTCACGGGCTGAAAATTAAAACGCGGCTGCCTCAGTTTGGTCAGCGTAAATTCCAGGGAACCTTGCAAGCAGTCGATAACGGTATGATTACCATTGTGACGACGAAGCACGAGGTTGAGCTGATGTTTGATAATATTGAGCGCGCTCATTTGGTTGCAAAGTTTTAA
- the nusA gene encoding transcription termination factor NusA produces MNNKEILQVVDAVSNEKAVPEEKIFEALEFALATATKKKNAADIEVRIDIDRKTGEFETFRRWLIIADDEQMEFPTKEYTLEVARALWENEELNVGDYVEETIDSIVFDRITTQTAKQVIVQKVREAERQQIVEQFADQEGEILTSTVKKVNRDSVILDLGNNAEAIMYREDMLPRESFRPGDRVRGLLHKVDPEARGAQLFISRTKPEMLIELFRIEVPEIGEEMIELMGAARDPGSRAKIAVKTNDRRIDPVGACVGMRGSRVQAVSGELGGERIDIVLYDDNLAQFVINAMAPADVASIIVDEDAGSIDIAVEASNLAQAIGRNGQNVRLASQLTEWELNVMTQEDMDKKHKAESQKFVDALTDSLGIDEEFAGLLVDEGFSTLEEIAYVPVNELLEIEELDEELVEELRDRAKAALTTKALANEESLDKNEPADDLLNLEGMERQLAFKLASRGVVTLEDLAEQGVDDISGIEDLDETSAGELIMAARQICWFSDEA; encoded by the coding sequence ATGAACAATAAAGAAATCCTGCAAGTTGTAGATGCAGTTTCTAATGAAAAAGCAGTGCCGGAAGAGAAAATTTTCGAAGCACTCGAATTTGCCCTGGCTACAGCGACCAAGAAAAAGAACGCAGCTGATATCGAAGTTCGGATTGATATTGACCGTAAAACAGGCGAATTCGAAACGTTTCGTCGTTGGTTAATTATTGCCGATGATGAGCAAATGGAATTCCCAACAAAAGAATACACGCTAGAAGTAGCGCGTGCGCTTTGGGAAAACGAAGAATTAAACGTGGGTGATTATGTAGAAGAAACGATTGATTCAATCGTATTCGACCGAATCACCACGCAAACAGCGAAGCAAGTGATCGTTCAAAAGGTTCGAGAAGCCGAGCGTCAGCAGATTGTGGAGCAGTTTGCCGACCAAGAAGGCGAAATTTTAACCAGTACGGTTAAGAAAGTGAATCGCGACAGTGTTATCCTAGATCTAGGCAACAATGCGGAAGCGATCATGTACCGCGAAGATATGTTGCCGCGTGAATCATTTCGCCCGGGTGACCGAGTTCGTGGACTTTTGCATAAGGTTGACCCTGAAGCTCGTGGTGCTCAACTGTTCATTTCTCGTACCAAGCCGGAAATGCTAATTGAATTATTCCGCATTGAAGTGCCAGAAATTGGCGAAGAAATGATTGAACTAATGGGCGCCGCTCGTGATCCAGGAAGTCGTGCAAAGATTGCTGTTAAAACCAACGATCGCCGCATTGACCCCGTAGGAGCATGCGTGGGCATGCGTGGTTCACGTGTACAAGCCGTTTCGGGTGAACTTGGCGGAGAGCGCATCGATATTGTTTTATACGATGACAATCTTGCACAGTTTGTGATTAATGCGATGGCGCCAGCCGATGTCGCGTCCATTATTGTGGACGAAGACGCAGGCTCTATCGATATCGCAGTAGAAGCGAGCAATTTAGCGCAAGCGATTGGTCGTAATGGTCAAAACGTTCGTCTTGCCAGTCAATTGACTGAATGGGAACTGAACGTGATGACCCAAGAAGATATGGACAAGAAGCATAAAGCTGAGTCCCAAAAGTTTGTTGACGCTCTAACGGATTCGTTGGGGATTGATGAAGAATTTGCCGGTTTGCTAGTTGACGAAGGTTTCTCCACTCTCGAAGAGATTGCGTATGTACCTGTTAATGAGCTGCTGGAAATAGAAGAACTGGATGAAGAACTCGTTGAAGAGCTGCGTGATCGTGCAAAAGCTGCATTGACAACCAAAGCATTAGCTAACGAAGAATCACTAGATAAGAATGAACCTGCAGATGATTTGCTGAACCTCGAAGGCATGGAGCGTCAGTTGGCATTTAAACTCGCCAGCCGTGGAGTGGTGACGCTTGAAGATCTTGCAGAGCAGGGAGTTGACGATATCTCCGGAATCGAAGATTTAGATGAAACCTCTGCTGGTGAACTCATCATGGCAGCACGCCAGATTTGTTGGTTCAGCGACGAAGCATAA
- the infB gene encoding translation initiation factor IF-2, with product MSEVTINKLATDVGTSEERLVEQFKEAGITKKAGDMVTEEEKQTLLTHLNRQHGGEGDAAPKRMTLRRKTKSTLEVTGSEGKNKKVTVEVRKKRTYVKRDPEAEQAQKEAEEQAQRIAQEKAQAEADAKAKAEAEAKAAAKAKADAEAKAKAKAEAEEAHRKDEAKRRLEEESMTPEAKAKREEENKAREAARLEAEAIKAKQEEEAARKAEEEAKKQAEEARKLAEENAARWAEQEAKQKAALEQDVHLTSSRYAQEAEDQQDRADETRRRRPKKKKGQDRPNRNAGRRGRNANKSGSSLQHGFNKPAQPVEREVRIGETISVAELASKMAVKGTEVIKAMMKMGVMVTINQVIDQETAQLVAEEMGHKTVLVKENQLEETILAEAEAQGETTGRAPVVTIMGHVDHGKTSLLDRIREAKVADGEAGGITQHIGAYHVETENGMVTFLDTPGHAAFTAMRARGAKATDIVVLVVAADDGVMPQTVEAVQHARAAGVPLVVAVNKIDKEAADPDRVKNELAQHDVIPEDWGGDVQFIHVSAKSGEGIDALLEGILLVSEVLELEAVASGPASGIVIESRLDKGRGPVASVLVQQGQLNKGDIILCGLEYGRVRAMRDENGHDIESAGPSIPVEILGLSGVPSAGDEATAVRDERKAREVALYRQGKFRDVKLARQQKAKLENMFANMTDGDVSELNIVLKADVQGSLEAITDALLKLSTDEVKVKIIGTGVGGITETDATLAAASSAIVLGFNVRADATARRVLESESVDLRYYSVIYNLIDEVKLAMTGMLAPEYKQEIIGLAEVRDVFKSPKLGAIAGCMVTEGLVKRSAPIRVLRENVVIYEGELESLRRFKDDVQEVRNGMECGIGVKNYNDVRAGDQIEVFETVEVARTL from the coding sequence ATGTCAGAAGTAACTATCAATAAGCTCGCCACCGATGTGGGTACTAGCGAAGAACGTCTCGTAGAGCAGTTCAAAGAGGCTGGTATCACAAAGAAAGCTGGTGACATGGTCACCGAAGAAGAAAAGCAAACATTGTTGACTCACTTGAATCGCCAACATGGCGGTGAGGGTGATGCAGCACCAAAACGTATGACTTTACGTCGTAAGACCAAAAGCACTTTGGAAGTCACTGGTTCTGAAGGAAAAAATAAAAAAGTGACGGTTGAAGTCCGCAAGAAGCGTACTTACGTTAAGCGTGACCCTGAAGCAGAACAAGCGCAAAAAGAAGCTGAAGAGCAAGCGCAACGCATCGCGCAGGAAAAAGCTCAAGCTGAAGCTGACGCTAAAGCCAAAGCTGAAGCAGAAGCGAAAGCAGCAGCTAAGGCGAAAGCCGACGCGGAAGCCAAAGCCAAAGCAAAAGCCGAAGCTGAAGAAGCGCATCGCAAAGATGAAGCTAAACGCAGATTGGAAGAAGAGTCGATGACTCCAGAAGCCAAAGCAAAACGCGAAGAAGAAAACAAAGCTCGCGAAGCTGCTCGTTTAGAAGCTGAGGCTATTAAAGCGAAGCAAGAAGAAGAAGCTGCGCGTAAAGCGGAAGAAGAAGCGAAAAAGCAAGCTGAAGAAGCACGCAAACTCGCTGAAGAAAACGCTGCACGTTGGGCTGAGCAAGAAGCGAAGCAAAAAGCAGCGCTGGAGCAAGACGTTCACTTAACGAGCTCTCGTTATGCTCAAGAAGCCGAAGATCAACAAGACCGTGCCGACGAAACTCGTCGTCGCCGTCCGAAGAAAAAGAAAGGCCAAGATCGCCCGAACCGCAATGCTGGTCGTCGTGGACGCAACGCAAACAAGAGCGGTTCTTCATTGCAGCACGGTTTCAATAAGCCAGCTCAGCCTGTAGAACGTGAAGTTCGCATTGGCGAGACTATTTCGGTTGCTGAATTAGCTTCTAAAATGGCTGTAAAAGGCACTGAAGTGATTAAAGCAATGATGAAGATGGGAGTGATGGTGACGATCAACCAAGTGATTGATCAAGAAACCGCACAACTCGTTGCTGAAGAAATGGGTCACAAAACTGTTCTTGTCAAAGAGAATCAGTTGGAAGAAACCATTTTGGCTGAAGCGGAAGCTCAAGGCGAAACAACAGGCCGCGCGCCAGTTGTAACTATCATGGGGCACGTTGACCATGGTAAAACATCGCTACTTGACCGAATCCGCGAAGCTAAGGTTGCTGACGGCGAAGCTGGCGGTATTACCCAGCATATCGGTGCGTATCATGTTGAAACTGAAAACGGCATGGTTACCTTCTTGGATACTCCTGGTCACGCCGCGTTTACCGCCATGCGTGCCCGTGGTGCGAAAGCAACCGACATCGTGGTGTTGGTTGTTGCAGCTGACGATGGCGTAATGCCACAAACAGTTGAAGCGGTTCAGCATGCTCGTGCTGCTGGTGTTCCGCTTGTTGTTGCTGTGAATAAGATAGATAAAGAAGCGGCTGACCCAGATCGAGTTAAGAATGAACTGGCTCAGCATGATGTGATTCCTGAAGATTGGGGCGGAGATGTTCAGTTCATCCACGTTTCAGCGAAATCTGGCGAAGGCATCGACGCATTACTCGAAGGCATTCTGCTTGTTTCAGAAGTATTGGAGCTTGAAGCGGTTGCTTCTGGCCCAGCAAGTGGCATCGTGATTGAATCTCGTCTTGATAAAGGCCGTGGTCCGGTTGCATCAGTGTTGGTACAACAAGGTCAGTTGAACAAAGGCGATATTATCCTTTGTGGTCTTGAGTATGGCCGCGTTCGTGCAATGCGCGATGAAAATGGTCACGATATTGAATCTGCCGGCCCTTCAATTCCTGTTGAGATTTTAGGCCTGTCAGGCGTGCCATCTGCGGGTGATGAAGCAACAGCTGTTCGTGATGAGCGTAAAGCTCGTGAAGTTGCTTTGTATCGTCAAGGCAAGTTCCGTGATGTGAAACTGGCTCGCCAGCAGAAAGCTAAACTTGAGAACATGTTCGCTAACATGACAGATGGTGATGTTTCTGAATTGAACATCGTACTTAAAGCTGATGTTCAAGGTTCACTAGAAGCCATTACCGATGCCTTGTTGAAACTTTCTACTGACGAAGTGAAAGTGAAGATTATTGGTACTGGTGTAGGTGGTATCACAGAAACTGATGCAACACTTGCAGCAGCGTCTAGCGCTATTGTTCTTGGCTTTAACGTTCGTGCCGACGCAACTGCTCGCCGCGTGCTTGAGTCAGAAAGTGTGGATTTACGTTACTACAGCGTGATCTACAACTTGATTGATGAAGTCAAGTTGGCAATGACGGGTATGCTTGCTCCAGAATATAAGCAAGAGATTATCGGTTTGGCTGAAGTTCGTGATGTCTTTAAATCGCCTAAACTTGGTGCTATCGCCGGTTGTATGGTGACAGAAGGCCTTGTCAAACGCTCTGCTCCTATTCGTGTACTACGTGAAAATGTAGTGATTTACGAAGGCGAACTTGAATCGCTACGTCGCTTTAAAGACGACGTGCAAGAAGTGCGTAACGGCATGGAGTGTGGTATCGGCGTTAAGAACTACAACGATGTTCGCGCAGGCGACCAAATCGAAGTATTCGAAACAGTTGAAGTGGCTCGCACACTGTAG
- the rbfA gene encoding 30S ribosome-binding factor RbfA: protein MAKAFKRTDRVSQQVKKSIALILQREIKDPRIGMVTVSDVEVSRDLAYAKVYVTFLFDDPTEIEGALEALKDASGYIRSLVGSQVKMRLTPELQFIYDSSLTEGMRLSNVVSGAISEDERKRKDKEQDS from the coding sequence ATGGCAAAAGCATTTAAAAGAACAGATCGTGTTTCACAGCAAGTGAAAAAGTCGATCGCGTTAATCCTTCAACGCGAAATTAAAGATCCTCGTATCGGCATGGTGACCGTGTCTGATGTTGAAGTGTCACGAGATCTGGCATACGCAAAAGTATATGTCACATTTTTGTTTGACGACCCCACTGAAATTGAAGGTGCTCTAGAAGCATTGAAAGATGCCTCGGGTTATATTCGCAGCCTAGTGGGTTCTCAGGTCAAAATGCGGTTGACGCCAGAACTCCAATTTATCTATGACAGTTCATTGACCGAAGGCATGCGTTTGTCAAACGTAGTATCGGGTGCAATTTCTGAAGATGAACGCAAACGAAAAGATAAAGAGCAAGATTCTTAA
- the truB gene encoding tRNA pseudouridine(55) synthase TruB yields MGRRRKGRPIDGVVLVDKPTGMSSNNVLQKVRAMFFAQKAGHTGALDPLATGMLPVCLGEATKFSQYLLDSDKKYRVVARLGQRTDTSDADGELISERAVNVSWAQVDQELEHFRGPILQTPTMFSALKHEGKPLYKYAREGITIDRPARPIDIYSFEIVSLDAELLTMDVHCSKGTYVRTLVDDLGEMLGCGAHVQELRRTAVAHYPTDQMMTMDELQALRDKANAESKCPGAYLDELLLPIDSAVVALPKVWIGESAASYVLNGNPVRVETEVTDGQVRIIREASDQFIGVGEIVDEHMLAPKRLVVPTHERVPS; encoded by the coding sequence ATGGGAAGACGCAGGAAAGGGCGTCCAATCGATGGTGTTGTTTTAGTCGATAAGCCCACAGGAATGAGCAGCAATAATGTGCTGCAAAAGGTCAGGGCCATGTTTTTTGCGCAAAAAGCTGGCCACACCGGGGCTCTGGATCCGCTTGCAACTGGCATGCTGCCAGTCTGTTTGGGGGAAGCCACTAAATTTAGCCAGTACCTTTTAGATTCGGATAAGAAATATCGAGTGGTGGCTCGTTTAGGTCAACGGACGGATACATCGGATGCCGATGGTGAATTGATTAGCGAACGAGCTGTGAATGTTTCATGGGCTCAGGTTGACCAAGAACTGGAACACTTCCGAGGCCCAATTTTACAAACTCCTACCATGTTCTCTGCTTTAAAGCACGAAGGCAAGCCGCTGTATAAGTATGCACGCGAAGGCATTACCATCGATCGACCCGCACGTCCCATTGACATTTATTCGTTTGAGATCGTGTCACTAGACGCTGAACTGTTAACGATGGATGTGCATTGCAGTAAAGGTACCTATGTACGTACTTTGGTGGATGATTTAGGTGAAATGCTCGGGTGTGGGGCCCACGTTCAGGAGCTACGCCGTACCGCTGTTGCTCATTACCCCACCGATCAAATGATGACGATGGATGAACTCCAAGCACTGCGCGACAAGGCTAATGCTGAATCGAAGTGTCCTGGGGCTTATTTGGACGAACTATTGTTGCCCATAGATAGTGCTGTCGTGGCATTACCTAAAGTATGGATAGGTGAGTCGGCTGCCTCTTATGTGTTAAATGGAAACCCAGTACGTGTTGAGACTGAAGTCACAGACGGACAGGTGAGGATCATCCGCGAGGCATCAGACCAGTTTATCGGTGTGGGTGAAATTGTTGACGAACATATGCTCGCGCCAAAGCGACTGGTGGTGCCTACTCACGAAAGGGTTCCATCCTAA
- the rpsO gene encoding 30S ribosomal protein S15 → MSLSAEKKAEIVAEYAQGQGDTGSPEVQVALLTAQINHLQGHFKTHIHDHHSRRGLLRMVSQRRKLLDYLKRKNQERYQAVIEKLGLRR, encoded by the coding sequence ATGTCACTAAGTGCTGAAAAGAAAGCTGAAATTGTAGCGGAATACGCACAGGGTCAAGGCGATACTGGTTCTCCAGAAGTTCAAGTTGCTTTGTTAACTGCGCAAATCAACCACTTGCAAGGTCACTTCAAGACTCATATCCACGATCACCACAGCCGCCGTGGTCTTCTTCGCATGGTAAGTCAACGTCGTAAGTTGCTTGACTACCTTAAGCGTAAGAACCAAGAGCGCTACCAAGCAGTGATTGAAAAATTAGGTTTGCGTCGTTAA